From Segatella copri, the proteins below share one genomic window:
- a CDS encoding SusC/RagA family TonB-linked outer membrane protein, whose protein sequence is MRKTSQKFSQSHMLCKVALVAIMLVFQAMLGIGAGVLNAQTVKGTVISGSDNEPLIGASVMVQGTKTGAVTDLDGNFTIEAKNGQTLEVSYLGFITQKIKVTGSTINVTLNEDKQSLDEVVVVGYGVQKKKLVTGANINVKGDDIAKLNTSNPLQALQGQTPGMSIISTSGQPGSGLKVNIRGMGTVSGSDPLYIIDGVRGDIASLNPADIESIDVLKDAASAAIYGSQSANGVVLITTKGGKEGRAVVSFDGYVGWQNKPRSIDMLNAREYMAILDEAAINSGKNAYDWSKYKSIYDANGDLIDTDWVDQMFVKNAKTSSYNIGVNGGSKTANYAMTLGYMNQEGIVGGKDVSNYERYNFRVNSDWKVKDWLKVGEQISFIYTQNSGIGVGNAYNNSLRSAFNTSPLSPVYSDNNKYDSPFNDTSNSDWYNADGNPYGLMMTNNNNQTNAARFTGNVYAEIEPIKNLKYRTVVGYEYYASDYRSFTPLYQFSIYSYNTANRTSVNQNMGHNWQLTWTNTLSYDFKVKDHSFTALAGMESWRFDGVGVSASNATLKSGFADWNHAYVSNGTAATATDGLGANGAPSLSQRMVSYFGRVSWNWKETYMATATLRADASSKFARGNRWGYFPSVSAGWIVTNEKWVKPLLKVLDYAKVRASWGQVGNQNIGDLMFISPISTSGAYYNFGTALGADGQSNYYGAYESRLSNENVKWETSEQLDFGLDLRLLGKLNVNIDWYKKTTKDWLLVKPIPGTAGTGAPYFNGGDVENTGIEIGLGWNDNIGRDFNYYVNVNGAYNKNKVGSIPTSDGIIHGTDGNGQLYDNSTEFYRCSNGEPIGYFWGYKTAGIFQNQKEINEWVAAGNGVLQGSSVKPGDVKYYDVNHDGTINDADKVNLGNGMPDFTYGFSLGFGYKGLDFSVTANGSVGNDIVQSYRNVGAKTANYTSAILQRWTGEGTSNKYPRVTETNVNYQFSDLFIQDGDFLRISNITLGYDFAKLLHQKFVSQARLYFQVQNAFTFTKYDGMDPEIGYGVNSWASGVDLGYYPRPRTFMVGLNLKF, encoded by the coding sequence ATGAGAAAAACATCTCAGAAATTCTCGCAGAGCCACATGCTCTGCAAAGTTGCTCTGGTAGCCATCATGTTGGTGTTCCAGGCAATGTTAGGAATCGGAGCGGGTGTCCTCAATGCTCAGACGGTTAAGGGTACTGTCATCTCTGGCAGTGACAATGAACCATTGATTGGTGCAAGTGTCATGGTGCAGGGTACAAAGACGGGTGCCGTTACTGACCTGGATGGTAACTTTACCATTGAAGCAAAGAATGGACAAACTCTCGAAGTTTCGTATCTGGGCTTTATCACCCAAAAGATTAAAGTTACAGGTTCGACAATCAACGTAACCTTAAATGAAGACAAACAGTCACTTGATGAAGTTGTCGTAGTAGGTTACGGTGTTCAGAAGAAAAAGCTGGTGACGGGTGCCAACATCAACGTGAAGGGTGATGACATCGCCAAGTTGAACACTTCCAATCCGCTTCAGGCGCTCCAGGGACAGACTCCTGGTATGAGCATCATCTCAACATCCGGTCAGCCGGGTTCCGGTTTGAAGGTAAACATCCGTGGTATGGGTACCGTGAGTGGTTCTGATCCGCTTTACATCATTGATGGTGTACGTGGTGACATCGCTTCTCTGAATCCAGCAGATATCGAAAGCATTGATGTGCTGAAGGATGCGGCATCGGCTGCCATCTATGGTTCGCAGTCGGCCAATGGTGTTGTTCTGATTACTACCAAGGGTGGTAAGGAAGGCCGTGCCGTGGTTAGCTTCGACGGATATGTGGGTTGGCAGAACAAGCCACGCAGCATTGATATGCTCAATGCTAGGGAGTATATGGCTATTCTGGATGAGGCTGCCATCAACTCGGGCAAGAATGCCTACGACTGGAGCAAGTACAAGAGTATCTATGATGCCAATGGCGATTTGATTGATACCGACTGGGTAGATCAGATGTTTGTGAAGAATGCCAAGACTTCTTCATATAATATAGGTGTAAATGGCGGTAGCAAGACTGCCAATTATGCCATGACGCTGGGTTATATGAACCAGGAGGGTATTGTTGGCGGCAAGGACGTCAGCAATTATGAACGTTACAACTTCCGTGTCAATTCCGACTGGAAGGTGAAGGACTGGTTGAAGGTGGGTGAGCAGATCAGTTTCATCTATACCCAAAATTCGGGTATCGGTGTGGGCAATGCTTACAACAACTCTCTGCGCAGTGCCTTCAATACCTCTCCATTGTCGCCTGTGTATAGCGACAACAACAAGTATGATTCTCCTTTTAATGATACCAGTAACAGCGACTGGTATAATGCCGATGGCAACCCATACGGCTTGATGATGACGAACAATAACAATCAGACGAATGCAGCCCGTTTCACCGGTAATGTGTATGCGGAGATTGAGCCTATCAAGAACTTGAAGTATCGCACCGTAGTAGGTTACGAATATTATGCAAGCGATTACCGTTCGTTTACTCCTCTCTATCAGTTCTCTATCTATAGCTACAACACAGCCAACCGTACCAGTGTGAACCAGAATATGGGACATAACTGGCAGTTGACCTGGACCAACACCCTGTCTTACGACTTCAAGGTAAAGGATCATAGCTTCACAGCCTTGGCAGGTATGGAGTCCTGGCGCTTTGATGGCGTAGGCGTAAGTGCATCCAATGCCACCCTGAAGAGTGGCTTTGCCGACTGGAACCATGCTTATGTAAGCAATGGTACCGCTGCCACCGCTACCGATGGTCTGGGTGCCAACGGTGCTCCTTCTCTGTCACAGCGCATGGTGAGCTACTTTGGTCGTGTAAGCTGGAACTGGAAGGAAACCTATATGGCAACAGCTACCCTGCGTGCCGATGCTTCTTCTAAGTTTGCCCGTGGCAACCGCTGGGGCTACTTCCCTTCTGTTTCTGCCGGTTGGATTGTAACCAATGAAAAATGGGTGAAGCCTCTGCTCAAGGTGCTTGATTATGCCAAGGTGCGTGCAAGCTGGGGACAGGTTGGTAACCAGAATATTGGCGACCTGATGTTTATTTCTCCTATCTCAACATCGGGCGCTTACTATAACTTCGGTACGGCTTTGGGTGCTGACGGACAGTCAAATTACTATGGTGCTTACGAAAGCCGTCTGTCTAACGAGAATGTGAAGTGGGAAACTTCAGAGCAGTTGGACTTCGGTTTGGATTTGCGTCTCCTGGGCAAGCTGAATGTCAACATCGACTGGTATAAGAAGACCACCAAAGACTGGTTGCTGGTTAAGCCTATCCCAGGCACAGCCGGTACGGGAGCCCCTTATTTCAATGGAGGTGACGTAGAGAATACCGGTATAGAAATCGGTTTGGGCTGGAACGACAACATTGGTAGAGATTTCAACTACTATGTGAATGTCAACGGTGCCTATAATAAGAATAAGGTGGGAAGCATCCCTACATCCGATGGTATCATTCATGGTACCGATGGTAATGGTCAGCTCTATGATAACTCTACCGAGTTCTACCGTTGCAGCAATGGCGAACCAATCGGTTACTTCTGGGGTTACAAGACCGCTGGTATCTTCCAGAACCAGAAAGAAATCAACGAGTGGGTAGCGGCAGGCAATGGCGTACTTCAGGGGTCTTCTGTAAAACCTGGCGATGTAAAGTATTACGATGTCAACCACGATGGTACCATCAATGATGCCGACAAGGTAAACCTGGGCAATGGTATGCCAGACTTTACCTATGGTTTCTCACTCGGTTTCGGCTACAAGGGACTCGACTTCTCTGTAACCGCCAACGGTTCTGTAGGCAACGACATCGTTCAGAGCTACCGCAATGTAGGTGCCAAGACTGCCAACTACACTTCAGCTATTCTGCAGCGCTGGACAGGTGAGGGAACATCCAACAAATATCCACGTGTAACAGAGACCAATGTGAACTATCAGTTCTCCGACCTCTTTATCCAGGATGGTGACTTCCTGAGAATCAGCAACATCACCTTAGGTTATGATTTTGCCAAGCTGCTTCATCAGAAGTTCGTATCTCAGGCCCGTTTGTACTTCCAGGTTCAGAATGCGTTTACCTTTACCAAGTATGACGGCATGGACCCAGAAATCGGTTATGGTGTCAATAGTTGGGCATCAGGCGTAGATTTGGGTTACTATCCACGTCCACGTACCTTCATGGTAGGTTTGAATCTTAAGTTCTAA
- a CDS encoding RagB/SusD family nutrient uptake outer membrane protein — protein MKTNKIKIAALGILAMGGLASCSDSWLDVASKTESNSGNFYKSQEDGLRSLYACYDGWQRTVSDGPSFTVYQLTETMSDECFGGTGNTDGRNTQILDRFDMNQAPSYTDMHETLWKSYYAAIFRCNEFIDKGEGITWDDENAKNTYLGEAHALRALCYFDMLRLWENIPLLEHATSEVVPQAAPDSVYSLVFRDLKYAIEHIPANAYPKKDAATNDGHITKYGAEAILARAYLFYSGYYGKEPDQLGLTKADALAACEDIIASGEFSLVPRFRDLWPASADDKSGGHVGLWAHENSSWAGPGNPETILSMKFNYTADYNGNNDGNRFQVMIGMRTGSLVYEGYGQGWGACTVTPSIASAYATGDTRRSASIIDASQLKDYENTYLADQREYTGYFVKKYTPLSKHETAGDGKLQHYTETVGAGDFQISQFQDWVLVRYADVLLMAAELGSPNAQSYFDQVRKRAYTEDDGTTLSGNYSQQTATKENILKERKLEFAFEGIRYWDQLRQGVEQAAKEIAGSWEVKDGGEKTTVSISAENIIKKRGLIQIPITEIGLSHGLLKQNPGW, from the coding sequence ATGAAGACAAATAAAATAAAGATAGCCGCTTTGGGTATTTTGGCTATGGGAGGTCTGGCATCTTGCAGCGACAGTTGGCTGGATGTGGCTTCCAAGACAGAATCAAATTCCGGCAATTTCTATAAGAGTCAGGAAGATGGACTTCGCTCGCTCTATGCCTGCTACGATGGTTGGCAGCGTACCGTTTCAGATGGTCCTTCGTTCACCGTCTATCAGTTGACCGAGACGATGAGTGATGAGTGCTTTGGCGGTACGGGTAACACCGATGGCCGCAACACGCAGATTCTCGACCGTTTCGACATGAATCAGGCACCGTCTTATACCGATATGCACGAAACCTTGTGGAAGAGCTATTATGCAGCCATCTTCCGCTGCAATGAGTTTATCGATAAGGGTGAAGGCATTACCTGGGATGATGAGAATGCAAAGAACACTTATTTGGGTGAGGCTCATGCCCTTCGTGCCTTGTGCTATTTCGATATGCTTCGCCTTTGGGAGAATATTCCGTTGCTGGAACATGCTACCAGCGAAGTGGTTCCTCAGGCTGCTCCTGACTCTGTATATAGTCTGGTATTCAGAGATTTGAAGTATGCCATCGAGCATATTCCTGCCAATGCCTATCCTAAGAAGGATGCGGCTACCAACGATGGACATATCACCAAGTATGGTGCCGAGGCAATTCTGGCTCGCGCGTACCTCTTTTATAGTGGCTATTATGGCAAGGAGCCTGATCAGCTGGGCTTGACCAAGGCGGATGCACTGGCTGCCTGCGAGGATATCATCGCCAGTGGCGAGTTCAGTCTGGTACCTCGATTCAGGGATTTGTGGCCAGCTTCTGCTGATGACAAGAGCGGTGGCCACGTAGGACTTTGGGCACATGAGAACTCTTCCTGGGCTGGTCCTGGAAACCCAGAGACCATACTCTCGATGAAGTTCAACTACACAGCCGACTATAATGGCAACAATGATGGTAACCGTTTCCAGGTGATGATAGGAATGCGTACCGGTAGTCTGGTTTACGAAGGCTATGGCCAGGGTTGGGGTGCATGCACTGTTACACCATCCATTGCTTCAGCCTACGCTACGGGTGATACCCGCCGTTCAGCCTCTATCATCGATGCTTCACAGTTGAAGGATTACGAGAATACCTATCTTGCCGACCAGCGTGAATACACCGGATATTTCGTGAAGAAATATACTCCTTTGTCTAAGCACGAAACTGCTGGTGATGGCAAGTTGCAGCATTACACAGAAACAGTGGGGGCAGGCGATTTCCAAATCAGTCAGTTCCAGGATTGGGTCCTCGTCCGTTACGCTGATGTCCTGTTGATGGCAGCAGAGTTGGGCAGTCCTAATGCCCAGTCTTACTTCGACCAGGTTCGCAAGCGTGCTTATACCGAGGATGATGGCACTACCCTGAGTGGCAACTATTCTCAGCAGACAGCCACCAAGGAGAACATCCTGAAAGAGCGCAAGCTTGAGTTTGCCTTCGAGGGAATCCGTTATTGGGATCAGCTCCGTCAGGGCGTGGAGCAGGCAGCCAAGGAGATTGCCGGTTCCTGGGAAGTGAAGGATGGCGGCGAGAAAACCACCGTATCCATCAGTGCCGAGAATATCATCAAGAAACGTGGTTTGATTCAGATTCCTATCACCGAGATCGGACTTTCTCATGGTCTCCTGAAGCAGAATCCAGGTTGGTAA
- a CDS encoding cellulase family glycosylhydrolase encodes MKKITILSFLIMAFAMVSFSACSDEDTIGGGEGLSKDFVVSRSDMAFTKNGGETDLYVKAAQVPTVSTEAAWLAVTPVAGSSSITHHFLIKAEANTANDDRSATITVAAGSDTKTITVSQNSTEGLLISSGKTMNVGAAGGQVTVTLKANASYSQVISNDWVSEITSRANMVEYTRNYSVAANISNARSATISYTMVVNDSTSITEAVTINQEQGTTTGDMSKTAMDIAALMYPGWNLGNTMEAGNAANNWKNAGIGSETFWQSAKTTQQLIDLVKASGFKSVRIPCSWVMGHITDAEACTIDADWLTRVHEVVDYCIKNNLYVIINQHWDGGWIEHDGFTAATDVDATKAKLTKIWTQIANSFKNYDERLIFAGMNEPGVGGGDANALLGTADLANRIAEYEQTFIEAVRATGGNNAKRVLIVQGPNTDIDKFVANNYMSKIKDSATDRLMVEVHFYDPYQFTDLSEDKDWGKYYLYWGKNNTNGSEAGRTADAKYNEEYVEAQMKKMKTNFFDKGYPVLIGEFGANQRLAIGKDAVHDASVKDYYKAVVTSAINNGCVPMAWDTNSGLPSMTIFNRAGASVSNANMLESIQAAVAAAKWPAK; translated from the coding sequence ATGAAGAAAATAACAATTTTATCGTTTCTGATCATGGCTTTTGCCATGGTCAGTTTCTCAGCTTGTTCTGATGAGGATACCATCGGAGGCGGTGAAGGACTCTCTAAGGACTTCGTGGTTTCCCGTTCTGATATGGCGTTTACGAAGAATGGTGGTGAGACTGATTTATATGTCAAGGCGGCTCAGGTACCAACGGTTTCTACCGAAGCGGCTTGGTTGGCTGTAACTCCAGTGGCTGGCTCTTCTAGTATTACCCATCATTTCCTCATCAAGGCAGAGGCAAATACTGCCAATGATGACCGTTCGGCAACTATCACCGTAGCGGCTGGTTCTGATACCAAGACTATCACCGTGAGCCAGAACTCTACCGAGGGACTGCTCATATCATCAGGTAAAACCATGAATGTGGGGGCTGCCGGTGGTCAGGTTACTGTAACCCTGAAGGCAAATGCAAGTTATTCTCAGGTAATCAGCAATGACTGGGTGAGTGAGATTACTTCTCGTGCCAATATGGTGGAATACACCCGCAACTATTCGGTGGCTGCCAACATCAGCAATGCCCGTTCGGCAACCATCAGCTATACCATGGTGGTAAACGACAGTACTTCCATCACAGAAGCTGTTACCATTAACCAGGAGCAGGGTACTACTACTGGTGATATGAGCAAGACTGCTATGGATATTGCTGCCTTGATGTATCCGGGTTGGAATCTGGGTAATACGATGGAGGCAGGAAATGCTGCCAATAACTGGAAGAATGCCGGTATCGGTTCTGAAACTTTTTGGCAGTCGGCAAAGACTACTCAGCAGCTCATCGACCTGGTGAAGGCTTCCGGTTTCAAGAGCGTCCGTATTCCTTGTTCTTGGGTGATGGGGCACATCACAGATGCTGAGGCTTGCACCATCGATGCCGATTGGCTGACCCGTGTTCACGAGGTGGTAGATTACTGCATCAAGAACAATCTCTATGTCATCATCAACCAGCATTGGGATGGTGGATGGATTGAGCATGATGGCTTCACTGCTGCTACTGATGTGGATGCTACCAAGGCAAAACTCACCAAGATTTGGACTCAGATAGCCAATAGTTTCAAGAATTATGACGAGCGTCTTATCTTTGCCGGTATGAATGAGCCTGGTGTGGGTGGCGGTGATGCCAATGCATTGCTGGGCACTGCGGATTTGGCCAATAGAATTGCTGAATATGAGCAGACTTTCATTGAGGCGGTTCGTGCCACAGGTGGCAACAATGCCAAGCGAGTTCTGATAGTTCAGGGCCCTAATACCGATATCGATAAATTTGTAGCCAACAACTACATGTCTAAGATTAAGGATTCTGCTACCGACCGATTGATGGTAGAGGTTCACTTCTATGATCCATATCAGTTTACTGATTTGAGTGAAGACAAGGATTGGGGCAAGTACTATCTCTATTGGGGCAAGAACAATACCAATGGTTCTGAGGCTGGTCGTACAGCTGATGCTAAATACAACGAGGAGTATGTAGAGGCTCAGATGAAGAAGATGAAGACCAACTTCTTCGACAAGGGTTATCCAGTGTTGATTGGTGAGTTTGGTGCCAACCAGCGTCTGGCCATCGGTAAGGATGCTGTTCATGATGCATCAGTTAAGGACTATTACAAGGCTGTTGTAACTAGTGCTATCAATAATGGTTGTGTTCCAATGGCATGGGATACCAATAGCGGTCTTCCTAGCATGACCATCTTCAACCGTGCTGGTGCAAGTGTTAGCAATGCTAATATGCTTGAGAGTATCCAGGCTGCTGTTGCTGCAGCAAAGTGGCCTGCTAAATAA
- a CDS encoding glycoside hydrolase family 5 protein: protein MKKIVMIILAAAHFAWAGAQVKSMDGRISKMKLTATELAHYMAPGVNLGNTMEACDWNDVFTNQAGLKSETSWQNDKTTESYIRSLKQQGFNSLRIPTSWVAGHLADKENMTIDSVWMKRIKEIVNYGLNAGLCVIINEHWDGGWMEHDAFTSGANVTEYKEMFRKLWTNIAKEFKAYDQRVLFAALNEPGVGGASPQVQGDMLAPDSKEFADRLLVYEQVFIDAVRATGGNNASRVLIVQTPKTEIDLAAKDSYDITRLKDNAKNRLMAEVHFYDPYIFTLMDKDADWGKVALYWKGHAPADDQGRTVNTIWYNNKNVDAYQHITNQVMKMKQKFVDLGYPVVIGEYGANRKDASLFGGNQEKHNESMMAWYGAVTAEMMKAGLIPYVWDINVQPLPHMTIFDRKKQVVSDSYIFKGVMQGAAEGMEDYLKIYPKP, encoded by the coding sequence ATGAAGAAGATAGTTATGATTATATTGGCTGCTGCTCATTTCGCTTGGGCTGGCGCACAGGTTAAATCAATGGATGGTCGTATCTCGAAAATGAAACTCACGGCTACCGAACTGGCTCACTATATGGCTCCAGGAGTCAACCTGGGTAATACGATGGAGGCGTGCGACTGGAATGATGTCTTTACCAATCAGGCTGGACTGAAGTCGGAAACTTCATGGCAGAATGATAAGACTACTGAGAGTTATATCCGGAGTTTGAAACAGCAGGGGTTCAACAGTCTTCGCATTCCTACATCCTGGGTGGCTGGACATCTTGCGGATAAGGAGAATATGACCATAGATTCTGTCTGGATGAAACGAATCAAGGAAATCGTAAACTATGGTCTCAATGCCGGTCTCTGTGTCATCATCAACGAACACTGGGATGGCGGATGGATGGAGCATGATGCCTTTACCAGTGGGGCGAATGTGACAGAATATAAGGAGATGTTCCGCAAGCTGTGGACGAATATAGCAAAGGAATTCAAGGCGTATGACCAGCGGGTCCTCTTTGCTGCCCTCAACGAACCGGGAGTGGGAGGCGCCAGTCCGCAGGTTCAAGGCGACATGCTGGCTCCTGATAGTAAGGAGTTTGCCGACCGTCTCCTGGTGTACGAACAGGTGTTTATCGATGCCGTCCGTGCTACCGGTGGTAATAATGCCAGCCGTGTGCTCATCGTACAGACTCCAAAGACCGAGATTGATTTGGCTGCCAAGGATTCTTACGACATTACTCGTCTGAAAGATAATGCGAAGAACCGTCTGATGGCAGAGGTTCATTTCTATGATCCTTATATATTTACCTTGATGGACAAAGATGCCGATTGGGGCAAGGTGGCTCTTTATTGGAAAGGACATGCGCCTGCCGATGACCAGGGGCGAACCGTAAACACCATCTGGTATAATAATAAGAACGTGGATGCCTACCAGCATATCACCAATCAGGTGATGAAGATGAAACAGAAGTTTGTAGATCTGGGCTATCCGGTAGTCATCGGCGAATATGGTGCCAACCGTAAGGATGCCTCTCTCTTCGGTGGTAATCAGGAGAAGCATAATGAGAGTATGATGGCATGGTATGGTGCTGTGACTGCCGAAATGATGAAGGCAGGTCTTATCCCATACGTCTGGGATATCAATGTGCAGCCTCTTCCTCACATGACCATCTTCGACAGAAAGAAGCAGGTAGTTTCCGACTCCTATATATTTAAAGGTGTGATGCAGGGAGCAGCCGAAGGGATGGAAGATTACCTGAAAATCTATCCGAAACCTTAG
- a CDS encoding glycoside hydrolase 5 family protein, with product MKKIFVFLMMALATCNISAKSNFVQVKDGHFVRDGKPYYYVGTNFWYGAILGSEGQGGNRERLCRELDKMKEMGIDNLRILVGSDGKRGVKTKVEPTLQEAPGVYNDTILAGLDYLLMEMGKRKMLAVLYLNNSWEWSGGYGYYLEQAGLGQAPRPNEDGYPAFMNFVAKYASCEKAHQLFYDYVKFILTRTNRYTKKKYKDDPAIMSWQIGNEPRAFSKEQLPAFEKWLGEASKLIRSLDKNHLISIGSEGKWGCEGELNCWERICADKNVDYCNIHLWPYNWSWARKDHLLEDLQISCQNTKEYIDEHLEVCGRIRKPLVMEEFGYPRDGFSFSTSSTTEARDGYYKYVFSLVGDNAASGGYFAGCNFWGWGGFANPKHEQWQVGDDYTGDPAQEAQGLNSVFSTDKSTLDVVKTQVDRMKKIGKL from the coding sequence ATGAAGAAGATATTTGTTTTTTTGATGATGGCATTGGCTACATGCAATATCTCAGCGAAGTCGAACTTTGTGCAGGTGAAGGACGGACATTTCGTTCGTGATGGTAAACCTTATTATTATGTAGGTACCAATTTCTGGTATGGTGCCATCCTCGGTTCAGAAGGACAGGGCGGCAACCGCGAGCGTCTCTGTAGGGAACTCGATAAGATGAAGGAGATGGGCATTGATAATCTCCGCATCCTGGTGGGCTCTGATGGAAAGCGAGGAGTGAAGACCAAAGTTGAGCCGACGCTGCAGGAAGCTCCGGGCGTTTATAACGATACGATTCTTGCAGGTCTTGACTATCTTCTGATGGAGATGGGCAAACGCAAGATGCTGGCCGTGCTCTACCTGAACAATTCCTGGGAATGGAGTGGCGGTTATGGCTATTACCTGGAGCAGGCTGGTTTGGGTCAGGCTCCCCGTCCTAACGAAGATGGATATCCTGCCTTCATGAACTTCGTCGCCAAATATGCATCCTGCGAAAAGGCGCATCAGCTTTTCTATGATTATGTGAAATTCATACTTACGAGAACCAACAGATATACAAAGAAGAAGTATAAGGATGACCCGGCCATCATGTCATGGCAGATAGGTAATGAGCCTCGTGCTTTCAGCAAAGAGCAGTTGCCTGCTTTCGAAAAGTGGCTGGGTGAAGCGAGCAAGCTGATCCGTTCGCTCGATAAGAATCATCTGATTTCTATCGGTAGCGAAGGTAAATGGGGATGTGAAGGAGAACTGAACTGTTGGGAACGGATCTGTGCCGACAAGAATGTGGATTATTGCAACATTCATCTTTGGCCATACAACTGGAGTTGGGCTAGAAAAGACCATTTGCTGGAAGATTTGCAAATTTCCTGCCAGAACACCAAGGAGTATATTGATGAACATCTTGAGGTATGCGGACGTATCAGGAAGCCATTGGTGATGGAGGAGTTCGGCTATCCTCGTGATGGTTTCTCTTTCTCAACTTCTTCAACAACAGAAGCACGCGATGGATACTACAAGTATGTGTTCAGTCTTGTTGGCGACAATGCTGCATCTGGCGGTTACTTTGCCGGTTGTAACTTCTGGGGATGGGGCGGCTTTGCCAATCCTAAGCATGAGCAGTGGCAGGTAGGTGATGACTACACCGGTGATCCTGCTCAGGAAGCGCAAGGTCTGAACTCCGTTTTTTCTACCGATAAATCTACATTGGATGTAGTAAAGACGCAGGTAGACAGAATGAAGAAGATTGGTAAGTTATAA
- a CDS encoding IS110 family transposase yields MKNKSFVGIDISKNVIDVSIFREDTNIKMFPHEVFNNTRKGFGDMCSWLKKSRVVLSQALFGMEFTGCYSLDLEKFLTSKNYSFCMLSTRIVKHHPMGTIDKRDKNDSAKIADFLYRYDGTECAKPYKLPSKAMQQLKQLVNERKFLVEQRTNFMNRMQMFETKEDSAMYESYIKKLNHDIEKIDQEECELMSKEEDVFDTFQNLLTIPGIGFVNATNIIAITRNFTAFDTARQYARYVGVAPCSHTSGTSVKWRARPSAHCNGQVKADLSMAALRAVEYDVEMQMFYNRKLGGRKDSDTKRKALNAVKFKLICRMFAIGKQKRKWEVLNTSDDRKNLHIEKSKASEL; encoded by the coding sequence ATGAAAAATAAATCATTTGTAGGCATTGACATCTCTAAAAATGTCATAGATGTATCTATATTTCGTGAGGATACCAACATCAAAATGTTCCCTCATGAGGTGTTCAACAACACTCGCAAGGGATTTGGCGATATGTGCTCATGGCTCAAAAAGAGCCGTGTGGTACTTTCCCAAGCCCTGTTTGGCATGGAATTTACAGGTTGCTACTCCTTGGACTTGGAAAAATTCCTCACGTCCAAGAATTACTCTTTCTGTATGCTTAGTACACGTATAGTAAAACATCATCCTATGGGGACAATAGATAAGCGAGACAAGAATGACTCTGCAAAGATAGCTGACTTCCTCTATCGTTATGATGGCACGGAATGTGCCAAGCCATACAAGTTGCCAAGCAAGGCTATGCAACAATTGAAGCAACTTGTCAATGAGCGTAAGTTCCTTGTGGAGCAACGGACAAACTTTATGAACCGAATGCAGATGTTTGAAACGAAAGAGGATTCTGCCATGTATGAGAGCTACATTAAAAAACTCAATCATGACATTGAGAAGATAGATCAGGAAGAGTGTGAATTAATGTCCAAGGAGGAAGATGTCTTTGACACTTTTCAGAATCTGTTGACGATACCAGGAATTGGTTTTGTCAATGCAACAAACATAATTGCCATCACACGAAACTTTACCGCTTTTGACACAGCTCGGCAATATGCGAGATATGTTGGCGTAGCTCCATGCAGTCACACTTCTGGTACCAGTGTGAAATGGCGTGCCCGACCTTCCGCACACTGTAACGGTCAAGTGAAAGCTGACCTGTCTATGGCGGCATTGAGAGCTGTTGAGTACGATGTGGAAATGCAAATGTTTTATAATCGAAAGTTAGGAGGCAGAAAAGATTCTGATACTAAGCGTAAGGCATTGAATGCCGTCAAGTTTAAGCTCATTTGCAGAATGTTTGCCATAGGCAAGCAAAAGAGAAAATGGGAAGTGTTGAACACCTCTGACGACAGAAAGAACTTACATATTGAAAAGTCCAAAGCAAGTGAACTATGA